In Parus major isolate Abel unplaced genomic scaffold, Parus_major1.1 Scaffold273, whole genome shotgun sequence, the DNA window NNNNNNNNNNNNNNNNNNNNNNNNNNNNNNNNNNNNNNNNNNNNNNNNNNNNNNNNNNNNNNNNNNNNNNNNNNNNNNNNNNNNNNNNNNNNNNNNNNNNNNNNNNNNNNNNNNNNNNNNNNNNNNNNNNNNNNNNNNNNNNNNNNNNNNNNNNNNNNNNNNNNNNNNNNNNNNNNNNNNNNNNNNNNNNNNNNNNNNNNNNNNNNNNNNNNNNNNNNNNNNNNNNNNNNNNNNNNNNNNNNNNNNNNNNNNNNNNNNNNNNNNNNNNNNNNNNNNNNNNNNNNNNNNNNNNNNNNNNNNNNNNNNNNNNNNNNNNNNNNNNNNNNNNNNNNNNNNNNNNNNNNNNNNNNNNNNNNNNNNNNNNNNNNNNNNNNNNNNNNNNNNNNNNNNNNNNNNNNNNNNNNNNNNNNNNNNNNNNNNNNNNNNNNNNNNNNNNNNNNNNNNNNNNNNNNNNNNNNNNNNNNNNNNNNNNNNNNNNNNNNNNNNNNNNNNNNNNNNNNNNNNNNNNNNNNNNNNNNNNNNNNNNNNNNNNNNNNNNNNNNNNNNNNNNNNNNNNNNNNNNNNNNNNNNNNNNNNNNNNNNNNNNNNNNNNNNNNNNNNNNNNNNNNNNNNNNNNNNNNNNNNNNNNNNNNNNNNNNNNNNNNNNNNNNNNNNNNNNNNNNNNNNNNNNNNNNNNNNNNNNNNNNNNNNNNNNNNCCaaacagccctggagctgcaggaacacagcTCAGGAATGATGGGGATtatccccaaatcccacatcccaccctgcccaaacagccctggagctgtgaCCATTCCCTGTGCCCTCTGCATGGAGAAGTTTTCCCTAAAATCCGACCCAAACCcttgcagggagcagagatcaGCATTCCCACAGCTGGATTTATGTGCACCAACCCTCAGGAAAACCCAGCTGGTTGATGGAGCATTAAAATCCCCCCCCAAAACAtcccagctgggagccaggacTGGAAAAGAAAGGGTGACCAGCAGAGGGTGTTTCTATTTCAGCCACTTGGATCAGCTCCACGAGCAACTCCACACACCCCAGGCTGAGCACAGTGAGGTGCCAGCCCCAGAAATTCCATCCCTCCCACGTTTCCACACGTTTTGCTCCTGGAAAGAAAGGGATTCCTGAGCAACTCGgtggaaatgctgctgggagcagcggCGGGGcctgcagctcagtgccagcCACTCACATGGTGTCACCAGAGGTCACCTTGTTCCCTTCCTCTGTAAATCCTGGGAAAGCACGGCCCGGAGCCCACCCCAGCTGGGGTGTGCAGGAGGGGACAGAAACGCCACATTCCCGGTGGGAatgagcccagccctgccagagaGGGACACCTACCAGCGCTGGGGAGCTGAGGAGCGCCACGGGAGCCTGCATTTTGCTGGATCTGCAAGAAACGACGAGGGGGATAAACCAAAGCAAGGTTTATTAACCAGATTTAGCAGCGGTGAATTCCcggtgctgctgtccccaggcgACCCCTGGGTTCACACACAGCTCGTGGttcagtgtccccagggctgtgtccccagcatggctcagtgtccccagggctgtgtcccacTGACCCCGCCGTGTCCACAAGGCTTTGTCCCCAGTGTGTCCCCAAGGTTCTGTCCCAGCGTGACCCCAAGGCTTTAACCCCACTGTGTCCTCAGCgtgtccccagtgtgtccctgctgtccccgaGGCTTtgtcccagggtgtccccaaggCTTTAACCCCACTGTGTCCCCACCATGTCCCCAGTGTGTCCCTGCTGTTCCCGAGGCTTtgtcccagggtgtccccaaggtTTTGTCCCCAAAGCTTTAACCCCACTGTGTGCCCAGCGTGTCCCCGTTGTCCCCAAGGCTTTGCCCCCACCATGTCCCCAAGGCTTTAACCCCACCATGTCCCTGCCGTATCCCCAAGGCTTTGTCCCCACCGTTTCCCCGACTGTCCCCAGTGTGTCCCCAAGGTTTTCACCCCACcgtgtccccgctgtcccctcgGCCTCGTCCCACCGTTCCCATTAATTCCCNNNNNNNNNNNNNNNNNNNNNNNNNNNNNNNNNNNNNNNNNNNNNNNNNNNNNNNNNNNNNNNNNNNNNNNNNNNNNNNNNNNNNNNNNNNNNNNNNNNNNNNNNNNNNNNNNNNNNNNNNNNNNNNNNNNNNNNNNNNNNNNNNNNNNNNNNNNNNNNNNNNNNNNNNNNNNNNNNNNNNNNNNNNNNNNNNNNNNNNNNNNNNNNNNNNNNNNNNNNNNNNNNNNNNNNNNNNNNNNNNNNNNNNNNNNNNNNNNNNNNNNNNNNNNNNNNNNNNNNNNNNNNNNNNNNNNNNNNNNNNNNNNNNNNNNNNNNNNNNNNNNNNNNNNNNNNNNNNNNNNNNNNNNNNNNNNNNNNNNNNNNNNNNNNNNNNNNNNNNNNNNNNNNNNNNNNNNNNNNNNNNNNNNNNNNNNNNNNNNNNNNNNNNNNNNNNNNNNNNNNNNNNNNNNNNNNNNNNNNNNNNNNNNNNNNNNNNNNNNNNNNNNNNNNNNNNNNNNNNNNNNNNNNNNNNNNNNNNNNNNNNNNNNNNNNNNNNNNNNNNNNNNNNNNNNNNNNNNNNNNNNNNNNNNNNNNNNNNNNNNNNNNNNNNNNNNNNNNNNNNNNNNNNNNNNNNNNNNNNNNNNNNNNNNNNNNNNNNNNNNNNNNNNNNNNNNNNNNNNNNNNNNNNNNNNNNNNNNNNNNNNNNNNNNNNNNNNNNNNNNNNNNNNNNNNNNNNNNNNNNNNNNNNNNNNNNNNNNNNNNNNNNNNNNNNNNNNNNNNNNNNNNNNNNNNNNNNNNNNNNNNNNNNNNNNNNNNNNNNNNNNNNNNNNNNNNNNNNNNNNNNNNNNNNNNNNNNNNNNNNNNNNNNNNNNNNNNNNNNNNNNNNNNNNNNNNNNNNNNNNNNNNNNNNNNNNNNNNNNNNNNNNNNNNNNNNNNNNNNNNNNNNNNNNNNNNNNNNNNNNNNNNNNNNNNNNNNNNNNNNNNNNNNNNNNNNNNNNNNNNNNNNNNNNNNNNNNNNNNNNNNNNNNNNNNNNNNNNNNNNNNNNNNNNNNNNNNNNNNNNNNNNNNNNNNNNNNNNNNNNNNNNNNNNNNNNNNNNNNNNNNNNNNNNNNNNNNNNNNNNNNNNNNNNNNNNNNNNNNNNNNNNNNNNNNNNNNNNNNNNNNNNNNNNNNNNNNNNNNNNNNNNNNNNNNNNNNNNNNNNNNNNNNNNNNNNNNNNNNNNNNNNNNNNNNNNNNNNNNNNNNNNNNNNNNNNNNNNNNNNNNNNNNNNNNNNNNNNNNNNNNNNNNNNNNNNNNNNNNNNNNNNNNNNNNNNNNNNNNNNNNNNNNNNNNNNNNNNNNNNNNNNNNNNNNNNNNNNNNNNNNNNNNNNNNNNNNNNNNNNNNNNNNNNNNNNNNNNNNNNNNNNNNNNNNNNNNNNNNNNNNNNNNNNNNNNNNNNNNNNNNNNNNNNNNNNNNNNNNNNNNNNNNNNNNNNNNNNNNNNNNNNNNNNNNNNNNNNNNNNNNNNNNNNNNNNNNNNNNNNNNNNNNNNNNNNNNNNNNNNNNNNNNNNNNNNNNNNNNNNNNNNNNNNNNNNNNNNNNNNNNNNNNNNNNNNNNNNNNNNNNNNNNNNNNNNNNNNNNNNNNNNNNNNNNNNNNNNNNNNNNNNNNNNNNNNNNNNNNNNNNNNNNNNNNNNNNNNNNNNNNNNNNNNNNNNNNNNNNNNNNNNNNNNNNNNNNNNNNNNNNNNNNNNNNNNNNNNNNNNNNNNNNNNNNNNNNNNNNNNNNNNNNNNNNNNNNNNNNNNNNNNNNNNNNNNNNNNNNNNNNNNNNNNNNNNNNNNNNNNNNNNNNNNNNNNNNNNNNNNNNNNNNNNNNNNNNNNNNNNNNNNNNNNNNNNNNNNNNNNNNNNNNNNNNNNNNNNNNNNNNNNNNNNNNNNNNNNNNNNNNNNNNNNNNNNNNNNNNNNNNNNNNNNNNNNNNNNNNNNNNNNNNNNNNNNNNNNNNNNNNNNNNNNNNNNNNNNNNGGGGATaaagggatttttgggaatgttGGAACTCACgtggccctgcagagctctcccGACATCAGCCACGTCAGGAATTCCTGCTCCAAGAATTCCCTCAGGCCCTCAGAGCCTTCCAGAGCcggaaaactgcaaaaaaaaccccaaataaatcccataaaaacagaattaaaggaaaaaaaaatccaggtttcAACATCTTCCAGCCCTAAAACCACAGGGAATGTTGGGATTTAAATCTCCTGCTGGGATAAAGACCCTGAAATTTGAGATTTCTTCTGGAAACgagggaattcctgggattttgggagTCCTGGGGTGGGATTTTCCAAAGGTTTGTTCCCAAAATCAAGGGAAGCACAAATCGGATCCTTTCCCCCAGCCCAAAGCCTCGTTTCGGGAGGTGTTTTCATGGAAAAGCCGGGAAAACACCAAATATCCccaaattccattaaaaaaacaaaaccaaaatcctgaaattctgtaaaacacaccccaaaaatcccagaaatccattaaaaaccccaacaaatccccaaaaaattccataaaaaaactccaaaattctgcacaaaaccaacaaatcccggaattccatttaaaaattcccGAAATTCCGCACAAAACCCGACAATTTCGCGCCTCCCGATTTTCCCTTCCCACTTCACCTCTGGTTTTCCTCGTTTTTCCAGAGCCACGCCAGGAATTCTGTGGCTCCCGGAGCTCCCAAATCCAATTTCTGCGGCGTTTTTTGGGGCTCGGCCTCTCTCCTGAGCGGCTCCGCGACGTCCCtggcaaaggaaaagctggagaatCCCGCGGATCCAGCAGAGGGTGCCAGAATCCCGCTTTTCCATGGATCTATCCATGGATCCACCCATGAATTATCCGTGgatccatccatggatccatccatggatccatccatgAGTTGTCCATGAATtatccatggatccatccatgAATTATCCATGAATTATCCATGAATCATCTGTGAATCCATCCATGGATCACCCATGAATTATCCGTGGATCCATCCATGAAcccatccatggatccatccatgAGTTATCCATGAATTATCCATgaatccatccatggatccatccatgAGTTATCCATGAATTATCCATGAATtatccatggatccatccatggatccacCCATGAATCATCCATGAATTATCCGTGGATCCATCCATGAATCATCCATGAGTTATCCATGAATTATCCATGAATTATCCATTAATCCATCCATGAATtatccatggatccatccatgAATTAACCATTAATCCATCCATGAATTATCCATTAATCCATCCATAAACCCATCCATGAGTTATCCATGAATTATCCATGAGCCCATCCATGAATCCATCCATGAATTATCCGTGGATCCATCCATAAATCCATCCATGAATTATCCGTGGATCCATCCATGAATCATCCATGAGTTATCCATGAATTATCCATGAATCACCCATGAATTATCCATTaatccatccatggatccatccatgaatcatccatggatccatccatgAATTATCCATGAATTATCCATTAATCCATCCATAAACCCATCCATAAACCCATCCATGAATCATCCATGAATTATCCATgaatccatccatggatccatccatgAATCATCCACGGATCCATACATGAATCATCCATGAATtatccatggatccatccatgAGTTATCCATGAATCATCCATGAATTATCCATGAATTATCCATGAATtatccatggatccatccatgAATCCATCCCTGCTCGGGATGCAGAGCTCCCATGGCTTTGGGAAGGACAGGAGAGGCCGGGCCAGGaatggggatttgggatctgggaatgttttgggcaggatttgggaatgtTTTTGGGCAGGGATCTGGGAATGTTTTTGGGCAGGGATCTGGGAATGTTTTGGGCTGGGATCTGGGAATGTTTTGGGCTGGGATCTGGGAATGTTTtgggcaggatttgggaatgttttgggcaggatttgggaatgttttgggcagggatttgggaatgttttgggCAGGGATCTGGGAATGTTTTGGGCAGGGATCTGGGAATGCTCACTGGCTTTTCCTCTCGCGCCGGGCCAGCAGCCACTCCACGAAGTTCTTGCCCAGCACGTGGTCCATGGTGCGGCTGTAGTCGCTGGCCAGCGTGGCCTCCGAGTACCGGCGCTGCAGCCCGGGAGCGCCTCCTCTGCAGCGGGAAAGGCGGGATGGGATCAGGGATGGGCACGGCGGGATCCACTCGGTCCTGATCCCATCGGGATCNACCTGCGCAGGGTCCGCTCGGgccggcggcggcagcggctcTGTGGGGAGCGTCACCTTGGCCGTGTCCCCCCCGGCGTCCTCCGCGCCCATTGGCTGCCGCCGCGCGCGCGCGCCCGAACCCGCCCTCCCCATTGGCCAAGCCTCGGGAAAGCCCCGCCTTCCCGCATCCGGGGACGGCGGGAAGAAGGCGGGCGGAAAGGAGGGCGGTGATTGGTGGGTTGCGCACGCTGGGCGCTCGCTGATTGGGTGAGGCAGCTGTCAATCCGGCTGTGGGCGGGAAAGGGCGGGCTCCGTGGCGGTCCTGAGGGAGGGTTTGGGATGGAGGAAAATGCGGCGGGAGCTGGGAAAGGTCTGAGGGAGCGGGGAAAGGTCTGAGGGAGCGGGGAAAGATCTGAGGGAGCGGGGAAAggtctgagggagctgggaaaggtttGAGGGAGCGGGGAAAgatctgagggagctgggaaaggtcTGAGGGAGCGGGGAAAggtctgagggagctgggaaaggtctgagggagcagggaaaggtttGAGGCAGCGGGGAAAGGtctgagggagcagggaaaggtcTGAGGGAGCAGGAAAGGGCTGTGGAACTAAGGAAGGTTTTGTGGGACCAGGGAAAGAATTTTGTGACCAAGGAGAAATTTTCGGGACCAGGGAAGATATTTTGGGACCAGAGAAGGATTTGTTGGAGCAGGGAAGGTTTTTTGGGACCAGAGAAAGATttttgggagcagggaaggttCTGTGGGACCAGAGAAGGATTTGTGGGACCAGGGAAGTTCTTTTGGGACCAGGGAAGGTTTTTTGAGatcagaaaaggtttttttgggaCCAGGAAAGTTTTGGGAATGTCCAGATTGGacaccctgggatggtgggaggttTCCCTGAATGGGCTTTGGGGTCCTTCCCAAGCCCTTCCGAGATTCCCAGGAAATTTCTTTGGGAATTCTGCGGTGTTTTTATCCCCTCCCCACATCGGCTTCACCCAAATCTTGCTTCAGCTTGGaattaaaatcttttatttcacCAGGAAAACGCCCCACGGGCaaaaatcctgctgctcctgtgtccGTGGGATGAGGAGGGAATTCCATGGAAAGTCCTGGAGCTACGTGGTCCTGGCACGGggacaaaaagcacaaaaattccTATAAATTCTTGTGGAATCACCCttggaaaatgtcattttatcCCTGTGGATGATGAGACTTGATTGATTCCCCCCCTGATCCGTGGAACCTGCGGATCCGAGGGCATCCAGAGGCATTTCCAGCgggaaaatgctggaaatttgggagggaagggattTAAAGAAGGGTTTTCCTGTGGGACAGTGCCCGCTTTTCCTTGGATTCTGCTCCTCACCTCCTGTATCCCACCCGAATTCCGGATTTTCCCTATCCCAATTATCTTATTCccaattttaatttattcaggGAATTATTCATCcctttattttggtttttttcccctattaccgagtttttccagctgctctttccagagatttttggggatttttgtctgttttatcCCAGGAATTGCagattttccattaaaaagaaggaaaaagggcagGAATGGCTggaaatttgcctttttttttttttttNNNNNNNNNNNNNNNNNNNNNNNNNNNNNNNNNNNNNNNNNNNNNNNNNNNNNNNNNNNNNNNNNNNNNNNNNNNNNNNNNNNNNNNNNNNNNNNNNNNNNNNNNNNNNNNNNNNNNNNNNNNNNNNNNNNNNNNNNNNNNNNNNNNNNNNNNNNNNNNNNNNNNNNNNNNNNNNNNNNNNNNNNNNNNNNNNNNNNNNNNNNNNNNNNNNNNNNNNNNNNNNNNNNNNNNNNNNNNNNNNNNNNNNNNNNNNNNNNNNNNNNNNNNNNNNNNNNNNNNNNNNNNNNNNNNNNNNNNNNNNNNNNNNNNNNNNNNNNNNNNNNNNNNNNNNNNNNNNNNNNNNNNNNNNNNNNNNNNNNNNNNNNNNNNNNNNNNNNNNNNNNNNNNNNNNNNNNNNNNNNNNNNNNNNNNNNNNNNNNNNNNNNNNNNNNNNNNNNNNNNNNNNNNNNNNNNNNNNNNNNNNNNNNNNNNNNNNNNNNNNNNNNNNNNNNNNNNNNNNNNNNNNNNNNNNNNNNNNNNNNNNNNNNNNNNNNNNNNNNNNNNNNNNNNNNNNNNNNNNNNNNNNNNNNNNNNNNNNNNNNNNNNNNNNNNNNNNNNNNNNNNNNNNNNNNNNNNNNNNNNNNNNNNNNNNNNNNNNNNNNNNNNNNNNNNNNNNNNNNNNNNNNNNNNNNNNNNNNNNNNNNNNNNNNNNNNNNNNNNNNNNNNNNNNNNNNNNNNNNNNNNNNNNNNNNNNNNNNNNNNNNNNNNNNNNNNNNNNNNNNNNNNNNNNNNNNNNNNNNNNNNNNNNNNNNNNNNNNNNNNNNNNNNNNNNNNNNNNNNNNNNNNNNNNNNNNNNNNNNNNNNNNNNNNNNNNNNNNNNNNNNNNNNNNNNNNNNNNNNNNNNNNNNNNNNNNNNNNNNNNNNNNNNNNNNNNNNNNNNNNNNNNNNNNNNNNNNNNNNNNNNNNNNNNNNNNNNNNNNNNNNNNNNNNNNNNNNNNNNNNNNNNNNNNNNNNNNNNNNNNNNNNNNNNNNNNNNNNNNNNNNNNNNNNNNNNNNNNNNNNNNNNNNNNNNNNNNNNNNNNNNNNNNNNNNNNNNNNNNNNNNNNNNNNNNNNNNNNNNNNNNNNNNNNNNNNNNNNNNNNNNNNNNNNNNNNNNNNNNNNNNNNNNNNNNNNNNNNNNNNNNNNNNNNNNNNNNNNNNNNNNNNNNNNNNNNNNNNNNNNNNNNNNNNNNNNNNNNNNNNNNNNNNNNNNNNNNNNNNNNNNNNNNNNNNNNNNNNNNNNNNNNNNNNNNNNNNNNNNNNNNNNNNNNNNNNNNNNNNNNNNNNNNNNNNNNNNNNNNNNNNNNNNNNNNNNNNNNNNNNNNNNNNNNNNNNNNNNNNNNNNNNNNNNNNNNNNNNNNNNNNNNNNNNNNNNNNNNNNNNNNNNNNNNNNNNNNNNNNNNNNNNNNNNNNNNNNNNNNNNNNNNNNNNNNNNNNNNNNNNNNNNNNNNNNNNNNNNNNNNNNNNNNNNNNNNNNNNNNNNNNNNNNNNNNNNNNNNNNNNNNNNNNNNNNNNNNNNNNNNNNNNNNNNNNNNNNNNNNNNNNNNNNNNNNNNNNNNNNNNNNNNNNNNNNNNNNNNNNNNNNNNNNNNNNNNNNNNNNNNNNNNNNNNNNNNNNNNNNNNNNNNNNNNNNNNNNNNNNNNNNNNNNNNNNNNNNNNNNNNNNNNNNNNNNNNNNNNNNNNNNNNNNNNNNNNNNNNNNNNNNNNNNNNNNNNNNNNNNNNNNNNNNNNNNNNNNNNNNNNNNNNNNNNNNNNNNNNNNNNNNNNNNNNNNNNNNNNNNNNNNNNNNNNNNNNNNNNNNNNNNNNNNNNNNNNNNNNNNNNNNNNNNNNNNNNNNNNNNNNNNNNNNNNNNNNNNNNNNNNNNNNNNNNNNNNNNNNNNNNNNNNNNNNNNNNNNNNNNNNNNNNNNNNNNNNNNNNNNNNNNNNNNNNNNNNNNNNNNNNNNNNNNNNNNNNNNNNNNNNNNNNNNNNNNNNNNNNNNNNNNNNNNNNNNNNNNNNNNNNNNNNNNNNNNNNNNNNNNNNNNNNNNNNNNNNNNNNNNNNNNNNNNNNNNNNNNNNNNNNNNNNNNNNNNNNNNNNNNNNNNNNNNNNNNNNNNNNNNNNNNNNNNNNNNNNNNNNNNNNNNNNNNNNNNNNNNNNNNNNNNNNNNNNNNNNNNNNNNNNNNNNNNNNNNNNNNNNNNNNNNNNNNNNNNNNNNNNNNNNNNNNNNNNNNNNNNNNNNNNNNNNNNNNNNNNNNNNNNNNNNNNNNNNNNNNNNNNNNNNNNNNNNNNNNNNNNNNNNNNNNNNNNNNNNNNNNNNNNNNNNNNNNNNNNNNNNNNNNNNNNNNNNNNNNNNNNNNNNNNNNNNNNNNNNNNNNNNNNNNNNNNNNNNNNNNNNNNNNNNNNNNNNNNNNNNNNNNNNNNNNNNNNNNNNNNNNNNNNNNNNNNNNNNNNNNNNNNNNNNNNNNNNNNNNNNNNNNNNNNNNNNNNNNNNNNNNNNNNNNNNNNNNNNNNNNNNNNNNNNNNNNNNNNNNNNNNNNNNNNNNNNNNNNNNNNNNNNNNNNNNNNNNNNNNNNNNNNNNNNNNNNNNNNNNNNNNNNNNNNNNNNNNNNNNNNNNNNNNNNNNNNNNNNNNNNNNNNNNNNNNNNNNNNNNNNNNNNNNNNNNNNNNNNNNNNNNNNNNNNNNNNNNNNNNNNNNNNNNNNNNNNNNNNNNNNNNNNNNNNNNNNNNNNNNNNNNNNNNNNNNNNNNNNNNNNNNNNNNNNNNNNNNNNNNNNNNNNNNNNNNNNNNNNNNNNNNNNNNNNNNNNNNNNNNNNNNNNNNNNNNNNNNNNNNNNNNNNNNNNNNNNNNNNNNNNNNNNNNNNNNNNNNNNNNNNNNNNNNNNNNNNNNNNNNNNNNNNNNNNNNNNNNNNNNNNNNNNNNNNNNNNNNNNNNNNNNNNNNNNNNNNNNNNNNNNNNNNNNNNNNNNNNNNNNNNNNNNNNNNNNNNNNNNNNNNNNNNNNNNNNNNNNNNNNNNNNNNNNNNNNNNNNNNNNNNNNNNNNNNNNNNNNNNNNNNNNNNNNNNNNNNNNNNNNNNNNNNNNNNNNNNNNNNNNNNNNNNNNNNNNNNNNNNNNNNNNNNNNNNNNNNNNNNNNNNNNNNNNNNNNNNNNNNNNNNNNNNNNNNNNNNNNNNNNNNNNNNNNNNNNNNNNNNNNNNNNNNNNNNNNNNNNNNNNNNNNNNNNNNNNNNNNNNNNNNNCCATTCCCAGCAGACCAGGATGCTCCAGCTCCATGAATCCCAGGGATATTCCAGCTCCATGAATCCCAGGGATATTCCAGCTCCATGAATCCCAGGGATATTCCTGTTCCATGAATCCCAGGGATATTCCCGTTCCGTGAATCCCAGGGATATTCCCATTCCATGAATCCCAGGGATATTCCTGCTCCATGAATTCCGGGAATATTCCCGTTCCATGAATCCCAGGGATATTCGCATTCCATGAATCCCAGGGATATTCCTGTTCCATGAATCCCAAGGATGTTCCAGTTCCATGAATCCCAGGGATATTCCCGTTCCATGAATCCCAAGGATATTCCCATTCCATGAATCCCAGGGATATTCCCGTTCCATGAATCCCAGGGATATTCCCGTTCCGTGAATCCCAGGGATATTCCCATTCCATGAATCCCAGGGATATTCCTGTTCCATGAATCCCAGGGATATCTCCACTCCATGAATCCCAGGGATATCTCCACTCCATGAATCCCATGGATATCTCCACTCCATGAATCCCGGGAATGCTCCCGCTCCATGGATCCCAGCAGCCGCCATCCCGAGGAGCGATTACCGGCCTCATTAAGGCCATTAGGGACTAATTAACCCCTCCCGGGAGCGGCTCCGCTCCCCCGCGGCTGGAACAGAAAATTCCATAAAGGGCGGGCGGTTCCCGATGGAAAAGCGGGAATATCGATCCCGGTATCTTTACGATGTGTAAAGAGCCCTCCCCCGGCTCCAGGGGCAATAATTCCATTCGCTTCCCGCTCATTAGG includes these proteins:
- the GIP gene encoding gastric inhibitory polypeptide, which produces MGRAGSGARARRQPMGAEDAGGDTAKVTLPTEPLPPPARADPAQVDPDGIRTEWIPPCPSLIPSRLSRCRGGAPGLQRRYSEATLASDYSRTMDHVLGKNFVEWLLARRERKSQDVAEPLRREAEPQKTPQKLDLGAPGATEFLAWLWKNEENQSFPALEGSEGLREFLEQEFLTWLMSGELCRAT